From a region of the Salvelinus sp. IW2-2015 unplaced genomic scaffold, ASM291031v2 Un_scaffold5960, whole genome shotgun sequence genome:
- the LOC112078612 gene encoding ladderlectin-like gives MTMLTSLLLLSAAFALGDANSILEEDLCPSGWTKFGSSCLMFVKTTRSWPEAERHCVSLGDQLVSVPNVVKYLGANLVSVHSSEEDQFLQALVLVKNVGFPPTWIGGFNSDKDRRWFWSDGSDFDHQNWAKGKPDAGARDTCIHINFGGQQRWNNELCGRSLPSVCSLRLLPLRQTIH, from the exons ATGACCATGTTGACCAGTCTTCTGCTTCTCAGTGCTGCCTTTGCTCTGGGAGATGCAA ATTCAATTCTAGAAGAAGACTTGTGTCCTTCCGGTTGGACCAAATTTGGATCAAGCTGCTTAATGTTTGTCAAGACTACAAGGAGCTGGCCTGAAGCWGAG AGGCACTGTGTGTCCCTTGGTGATCAACTGGTGTCTGTACCCAACGTTGTGAAGTACCTTGGCGCAAACCTGGTATCTGTGCACAGCTCCGAGGAGGATCAGTTTCTACAGGCGTTGGTCTTGGTGAAGAATGTTGGTTTCCCTCCTACCTGGATTGGCGGATTTAATTCTGATAAG GACAGGCGGTGGTTCTGGAGCGATGGCTCCGACTTTGATCACCAGAACTGGGCTAAAGGAAAGCCCGATGCTGGTGCCAGAGACACTTGTATTCATATCAACTTTGGAG GTCAACAGCGTTGGAACAATGAATTATGTGGAAGGAGCTTGCCCTCGGTGTGCTCCCTGAGACTCCTGCCTCTTCGCCAGACTATACATTAA